Proteins from a genomic interval of Arvicola amphibius chromosome 17, mArvAmp1.2, whole genome shotgun sequence:
- the Llph gene encoding protein LLP homolog, whose amino-acid sequence MAKSLRSKWKRKMRAEKRKKNAPRELNRLKSILKVDGDALMKDVEEIATVVVPKQCQEKMQRAVEGEKDDMKMETEIKRNRKTLLDEHGQYPIWMNQRQRKRLKAKREKKRGKSRAKAAKGLAW is encoded by the exons ATGGCTAAAAGCTTACGGAGTAAGTGGAAAAGGAAGATGCGCgctgagaagagaaagaagaatgccCCAAGGGAGCTCAACAGACTGAAAAGTATTCTCAAAGTTGATGGGGATGCTTTAATGAAAGATGTTGAAGAAATAGCGACTGTGGTGGTACCCAAACAGTGCCAGGAGAAAATGCAGCGTGCGGTGGAGGGTGAAAAGG atGACATGAAAATGGAGACTGAAattaagagaaacagaaagactcTTCTAGACGAACATGGACAGTACccaatatggatgaaccagaggcagagaaaaagactgaaggcaaagagagagaaaaaacggGGGAAAAGCAGAGCCAAGGCAGCCAAGGGCCTGGCCTGGTAG